The Cheilinus undulatus linkage group 2, ASM1832078v1, whole genome shotgun sequence genome has a window encoding:
- the LOC121525519 gene encoding olfactory receptor 6N1-like has protein sequence MENRSELVLILHGLNDSLINRQIFFSFALMSYLLTIFVNLTLIVVVCLDKSLHEPIHIFLCNLCFNGICGASSFYLKLLPDLLADAHVITYTGCLTQIFVVYWYVFVEFTSLTVMAYDRYLAICKPLQYHTLMTAQKVGQLLVLTWIFSLLEILVGIALTARLPLCGRHIPKIFCTNWEVVKLSCTDTTINNIYGFVLMFSHVSQTALILVSYTHLVRASLRLHSNRRKFIQTCLPHMVTLLVFTSSLVFDIMYSRYSGGSELQTLKNMLAAEFLVVPPLINPIIYGINLHQIRSRVLHSFSLKA, from the coding sequence ATGGAGAACCGCTCTGAGCTGGTTTTGATCCTCCACGGTTTGAACGACTCTCTGATAAACCGTCAGATCTTCTTCTCCTTCGCTCTCATGTCTTACCTCCTCACCATCTTCGTCAACCTGACGCTCATCGTGGTTGTGTGCCTTGATAAGTCGCTCCACGAGCCCATCCACATCTTCCTGTGTAATCTTTGTTTTAATGGCATCTGTGGCGCGTCCAGCTTCTACCTGAAGCTCCTCCCCGACCTCCTGGCCGACGCTCACGTCATCACGTACACCGGCTGTCTGACTCAGATCTTTGTGGTCTATTGGTACGTGTTTGTCGAGTTCACCAGCCTCACCGTCATGGCATATGACCGCTACCTGGCCATCTGTAAGCCGCTCCAGTACCACACATTGATGACGGCGCAGAAGGTGGGGCAGCTGCTGGTGCTCACGTGGATATTTTCGCTGCTGGAGATTTTGGTGGGCATCGCTCTGACGGCCCGTCTGCCACTCTGTGGACGCCACATCCCCAAAATCTTCTGCACCAACTGGGAGGTGGTGAAGCTGTCGTGCACCGACACCACCATCAACAACATCTACGGCTTCGTGCTCATGTTCTCGCACGTCTCGCAGACAGCTCTGATCCTGGTGTCCTACACGCACCTGGTCCGTGCCTCACTACGGCTGCACTCCAACCGCAGGAAGTTCATCCAGACCTGCCTGCCCCACATGGTCACGCTGCTCGTCTTCACCAGCTCACTCGTGTTTGACATCATGTACTCTCGCTACAGCGGCGGCAGCGAGCTGCAGACGCTGAAGAACATGCTGGCGGCAGAGTTCCTGGTTGTCCCACCCCTCATCAACCCAATCATCTACGGCATCAACCTGCACCAGATCCGCTCCAGAGTCCTCCACAGCTTCAGCCTCAAGGCCTga
- the LOC121517321 gene encoding olfactory receptor 11A1-like — translation MNSTHYSYIRLGAYFDAKSLNYLLFLIVLLIYLTILCANLLLIILICVNRSLHEPMYVFLCSLFVNELYGSTGVFPLLLVQILSDSHTVYRPICFLQIFCVYSYVGIELFNLAVISYDRYLAICFPLQYNTRMTTAKIALLIAVAWIVSLLLVAGTASLSSPLRLCGNVIANVFCNNYSIVKLACSDTSVNNIYGLFITAFLVCTPLFLILYTYIRIFKVCFSGSKQTRQKAVSTCTPHLASLINFSCGIIFEVVQSRFDNIPTLLPVFFSLYLLTCQPLLNPVMYGLKMSKILNVCKSLFCSKVSVTQLQRRV, via the coding sequence ATGAACTCCACCCATTACTCTTACATCAGGCTGGGAGCCTATTTTGATGCAAAGTCATTGAACTACCTGCTGTTCTTGATTGTTCTGCTGATTTACCTGACCATTCTCTGTGCTAACCTACTGCTCATCATTCTGATCTGTGTGAACCGGAGCCTCCATGAGCCCATGTATGTCTTCCTGTGTAGTCTGTTTGTGAACGAGCTCTACGGTAGTACGGGGGTGTTCCCGCTCCTCCTGGTGCAGATCCTCTCGGACTCTCACACCGTCTATCGGCCTATCTGTTTCCTGCAGATCTTCTGCGTGTACTCATATGTGGGCATCGAGCTTTTTAACCTGGCTGTCATTTCCTATGACCGATACTTGGCCATATGTTTCCCGCTCCAGTATAACACACGCATGACCACTGCAAAGATCGCCCTGCTGATTGCGGTGGCATGGATCGTCTCTCTGCTGTTGGTTGCTGGGACAGCATCTTTGAGCTCTCCTCTGAGGCTGTGTGGGAACGTCATTGCCAACGTGTTCTGTAACAACTACTCAATAGTCAAACTGGCGTGCTCCGACACCAGCGTGAACAACATCTACGGCCTCTTCATCACTGCTTTCCTGGTTTGTACTCCGCTCTTCCTCATCCTCTACACTTACATCAGGATCTTTAAAGTCTGCTTCTCTGGGTCCAAACAGACCAGACAGAAGGCCGTGAGCACCTGCACGCCTCACCTGGCCTCGCTGATCAACTTCTCCTGCGGTATCATCTTTGAGGTGGTGCAGAGCCGCTTTGACAACATCCCAACTCTGCTGCCGGTGTTCTTCTCCTTGTACCTCCTGACATGCCAGCCGCTCCTCAACCCCGTCATGTATGGcctgaaaatgtccaaaatacTCAACGTCtgtaaaagtctgttttgttcGAAGGTTTCAGTCACCCAGCTTCAGCGGCGAGTCTGA
- the LOC121526074 gene encoding olfactory receptor 11A1-like: protein MMVNSTQVLYFLLTAYVDTEGLGSLYFFIIMCLYTFILFSNLLLIVLICVNRSLHEPMYIFLCSLFVSELFGSTGVFPLLLVQVLSDSNIVTRSFCFVQIFCVYSYVSIESFNLAAMAYDRYLAICCPLQYNTRMTTKKVGGLIAFTWILPFLGTAVLISLSAPLQLCGNVITKIFCGNYGVVKLACFDTIINNVFGIIYVIISIVIPLVLILYTYMKILKVCYSGSKQTRQKALSTCTPHMASLINFSFGCCFQVLLSRIDLTLPRVLDILLTVYFLTCQPLFNPLMYGLKLPKIHNICKRLLCGDV, encoded by the coding sequence ATGATGGTAAACTCCACtcaggttttgtattttctgcTGACAGCCTACGTTGACACTGAGGGACTGGGGTCTTTATATTTCTTCATTATAATGTGTCTGTATACGTTTATCCTGTTCTCCAACCTGCTGCTCATCGTCCTGATCTGTGTGAACCGGAGCCTCCATGAGCCCATGTACATCTTCCTGTGCAGCCTGTTTGTCAGCGAGCTCTTCGGTAGTACGGGGGTGTTCCCGCTCCTTCTGGTTCAGGTTCTCTCGGACTCTAACATCGTCACCCGTTCTTTCTGTTTCGTGCAGATCTTCTGCGTGTACTCGTACGTGAGTATAGAATCTTTTAACTTAGCCGCCATGGCGTACGACCGATACCTGGCAATCTGCTGTCCTCTCCAGTATAACACGCGTATGACCACGAAAAAGGTGGGCGGGCTGATTGCATTTACTTGGATACTTCCTTTTCTAGGGACAGCTGTGCTGATATCTCTGAGCGCGCCGCTGCAGCTGTGTGGAAATGTCATCACCAAAATTTTCTGTGGAAACTACGGCGTCGTCAAACTGGCATGCTTTGACACCATTATCAATAATGTTTTCGGGATCATCTACGTCATCATCTCCATCGTCATCCCTCTGGTTCTGATCCTTTACACCTACATGAAGATACTAAAGGTCTGTTACTCTGGATCCAAACAGACCAGACAGAAGGCACTGAGCACCTGTACGCCTCACATGGCCTCGCTGATTAACTTCTCCTTCGGCTGTTGTTTTCAGGTATTACTCAGCAGAATCGATTTAACCCTTCCTCGTGTGTTGGATATTTTATTGACAGTCTACTTTCTCACATGCCAGCCTCTGTTTAACCCACTGATGTACGGGCTCAAACTGCCTAAGATACACAACATCTGTAAACGGCTGCTGTGTGGAGACGTGTGA